One Paenibacillus sp. SYP-B4298 genomic window, TATTCTTTGAGCAGATAGTCGGGATAGCCAATGGGTCGAATGCCAAGCGCCAGCAGTTCTCCGTAGAACCAATCTGCAATGATGCGTTGCGGCTCTGCCGGGACAACCGTCGATTGTCCATCCTGCTGAAACTCTCTTGTTGCTGCGATAGCTTGCTGCGAGTCTGCCCCTTGCGTCGGCACAGAATTTGCTGCATTGGCTCCGCCTGTCGACGGTGCCGGTGCCGAGCAGGCCGACAGCAATAGCATGAGACATAAGGCGGCTGAAAGAATGAAGTTTCCTTTATTGGTTCCAATCACGGTATACTCCCCTTTTGTTGTTAGATCTAGTCCAGCTAGCTCTCTACTAGCATAAGGGAAGTGGGCAACTTTACCCATGGCAGCATCGGACAAACGGATTGAACTCATTTTCCTGAAATCGCCTGGGGTCACACCATAGCAGCTTTTAAACATTTTAATCAGGTGGAATTCGTCCGAGAATCCACAACTCCAGGCTATCTCTCTCAGCGTGGCGTCAGTGTCAAGCAACTGCCTTCGCGCCGCCTCAACTCGTCTTCTAATTACGTATTCCTGGGGACCAACTTGCAACTGTTTTTTGAATAAACGGGTTAAATGACCAGCACTAATATGAAATCTTTCGGCGAGATCCTGAAGCGAAATCATCTCATGATAATGATCGTCGAGATAAAGTTTGACCAGAGATACTGTATCCGGCTGCAATTCCTGAGTCCCGCTATGGGTCAGTTCTTCATAAATCGCGCATACCCATTGCAACAAAGCCGCCCTGCCATATAATGAGTTCAATAGCGAGCCGCCATTCCAGCGATGATGAAGTTTTTTAAGTTGCTCCAAGAACAACAATGGATTTCTTGGTGAAAAACCATACAGCTCCTGGAACGGGTTGACGACGGAAAGAAGTTGTATTAATTCCTCTTTATAGAAGGGAGGTTCTTCCGTCTTATAGTAGATAGTATAAAAATTCACTGCTCCTTCGTTAGGGCGAATGGACAGACAACTCCCCTTCCCACCATGGAATATCCCGAACCGCTCGACGCTGAACACATTGTCATCCAGACAAACCTCCGCCGAACCGTTATAGGAGAATAAGAACATACTGCTTGGCATGCGGTAATTGAAGATGGGGCTCTTATTGCTGACGATTTGATGGCGTACATCCAACAGCACAACTGATGATTGTGTCCATATATTGATGGTCTCGGCAAGATGCCTGTGTATCGCATCAAGCGGTCTGTGACTCTCTTTTCCTATGATGGCTCACTCCCTTGCTCTGTACCCATACACACTCTTGTCATATTCGCGATTATAATTAATATTAATAATCATTGTCAATGAAAGTGCATGCATAACAACATCCTTCAGTGATTTGCGGCGCGTTGTGCTTGAAAACGTTCTATCGCTAAATGCTCTTACTGCTGCGCGGGTGAGAAATATTGAAGATAATGCAGCACCTGTTTGTAACGAGAGCCAAATTATTTTACAATCGAAGATACGCACATTACGATAGACAGATACGAAGACAGGGAGGGAACGACATGAACTGGATTCCAGCAGCCAAAAGCGGCAAGTGGTTCTGGTGGACTGTAGTGACGGTATTGGCCGTCACAGGGCTGCTGTGGCTCATTCGTTTTGGCTTGTACGGGCAAGCATGGACCTGGCCGCATGCATTGCGCTTTCTGCTGTTAAGCGCCGTTCTGGGGCTGATCAGCGGGGTATGTGGCTGGCTAGGAGCCAGATGGCTATGGGGCTTTACTGTTGCGGGCACCTTGGGAGGGCTGATGCTCATGGTGTTCTATGTACGTGATATGAACGGCTGGGAGGATCTGGTCAGCCTGCTGGCCTTCTTCGAGGCGGTTGCCGCTGGCCTGATTATCGGAGGGGTGGCCGAGCTGATCGCGCTCGGATTGCGGCTATGGCGCAATCGGTAACGGCGAGACACTCGCCCTGTCGAGACTCCTGTTCCTAGGGCGTGTCTTCAAACCCGCTCAAGGGCATCGTTCACCGCCTTTTCGCCCCTTGCTGCGTTACGTTCTCTTGACGTACCCCGGTACGCCTGCGAGAACGTGCCTTGCCCGGAACGAAAATTCGGCGAAATCTGCTCCCGTCGGAGTTTGAAGACACACCCTTGTGAATAACGGCTGTCATGCTCGAATGGGCGGACAGCCGTCTGTTTGGCTGGATGCTTAGGCTTCACTTACACGCGGAACAGGCCATAGCCCGAGAAGCGATGTCCTGACGCATCGTCCTGAAGCAATCCGGCCTTCGTCTGGTTCAGTGCGACCTCTACCAACCATCGGGTGAAGTCGGCCACCTCCATCTCCGCCATCTCCTCCAGGCTGTAGAAGCCGGCAGCATCGACCTCCGTCTGATCCGGCACAGGCTCGCCCGACAAGTATTCCATGGAAAAGGCCAGATAGATATTGTGAATAGGGCGCGGCAGATCGCGCACAGCGATGACGCTGCGCACACGAGTCTCAATCTGCGTCTCCTCCCGCACCTCGCGGATGATCGTCTGCTCGATCGGCTCCAACTGCTCGATATAGCCGCCGGGATTGGTCCACTTCCCTTTGCCGGGCTCCTGCGCCCGGCGTACAAGCAGCAGCTTCCCCTCCCTCATGACCAGCGCCCCGACGCCAATGCTGTAATTTCCCCAGTGCACATAGCTGCAGGACGTGCAGGCTGCACGCAGGCTTCCGCCGATGGAGCGGTTTTCTAATGGTGCTCCGCAGAGCATGCAAAATTTGGCTTCCATATCATTCACCCAATTGTATGAAGTATAGTCAGTGCAGTGATACTATCATAGTCCTGTCGCTCCAAATGATCAACTGCCAACATGACACCAGAAATTCTAAAGCGGTTACATTTCTTGGGGGCGATCATTCGACGATGATGAGGCCGCCAATAGCGGTGCAAATGGGAGAAAACGGCCGTAACCGTCAGAGCGTAACGGCACACGGAGCACAACTGCGGGGAGAGGCGATCACAGCGGGGAGGAAGGCGCGGCAGCAGATTTTTCAGGCAGCGCATGGATTCGGTATACTGGAGTAGCACAGTTGAACCATAGAACAGACACATATGTGGAGGGTGATGAGCTTGACCTACAACGAGCTGCTGGGAAGACGGAACGAGATATTGAAGCGCAGGATTGGCTCCATGATCTTGAAGCATAACAAGCATGGACTGAGCGGACAAGAACGGAGCTTCTACCGGATGATGCTGCGGGAATGGCACCAGACAGAGCAGGAGCTGCACGGCTCTCGCAAGGACAGCTAGCGCTGCGGCGAACGGCTTGCTCTTCGCAACTGCGGGCGCATGACCCGCATGACCCGCATGACGAAAGCCGCACTTGCGATCAGCGGATGGCATGATGCCCGTTCCGTGCGCTGTTCGCAAGTGCGGCTTAAATGCTGGCGCTAGCCCTTGACCGATCCTGCTGCGATACCCTCGACAATCTTGTTGCTGAGCACCAGGAAGATCGTCAGGATCGGCAGGATGCTGATCATGAGTGTAGCCCCGATCGCTCCCCAGTCGGTTGTATACTGGCCGACGAAGTTTTGCACCCCGACCGTTAACGTCTTCAAGCTGTCCGAGCTGATGAAGGTGTTAACGAAGATGAACTCATTCCAGTTGTAGATCATATTAATGATTCCGGCGGTCACAATCACGGGTACGGTCATCGGCAGCACAATCTGCAGGAACATGCGATGCACCGAGCAGCCGTCCATAACCGCCGCCTCCTCCACCTCGCCAGGCAATGCATAGTAAAAGCCAAGCAGAATCATCATCGTAATCGGCAGATTGAAGGCCGTATACGTTAGCATGATGCTGAGCAGCGAGTCCACCAGCTTCAGCTTCTCGAAGAGGCTGAACAGCGGAATTAGTGTCGAGTGTACTGGAATCATCAGCCCGATCATGAATAGCCCGAGCACGAGGCTGGACAGCCGCCACCGCATCCGCGTGATGGCAAATGTTGCGAGGCTGGCCAGCAGGATCGTCAGCAGCGCCGCTATGACGGTCACCAGCACGCTGTTGATGAAATATCGATCAATATTGCCTTGCGACCATACATTGGCATAGTTCTCCCAGCGCGGCTGTGTCGGCAGGGAGAGGGGAGGCATGTTGAATACCTCCTGATTGTTCTTCAGTGAGAAGAAGAGCAGCCAGACGAGCGGGATTAATTGGAGTGCTGCTCCCACAGTAAGCACGACGTACAGCACGCTGCGCCCCAGCCGCCCCGTATTCGTGCGGACACTCGTCTGTCTGGCGGGCAGGGCTGCCGCAGAACCGGATTGCTTCACGAAGGCACCTCCTTGTACGTATCAGGAATATTGGATGGTCTCTTTGGAGGCGGTCGCCTTGCGAATCGCCCAGGTGGCCACCATGCAGATAATAAGCAGGAAGAAGCCGATGGCACTTGCATACCCGAAGTCGAAGCCGCGGAATGCCTTATGATACATGTAGGATGCCATTACCTCACTGGCTCCGTTCGGGCCGCCGTCTGTCATGACATAGATCAGGTCAAAATATTTGAGCGATCCGACAACAGCCAGCACGATCGTCACCTTGACGACCTCGGTGATGAGCGGCAGCTTGATGCGCAGCGCGATCTGCCATGCCCCGGCGCCGTCGATTCGCGCCGCCTCAATCAGCGACTCGGGAATATTTTTGAGTGCTGCGTAGTAGATCAGAATGTAGAACCCGGCATATTGCCACAGTATGGGGATGAACAGCGCCCATAGCACAAGCTTGGGCTCAGACAGCCATGCCGGCGGGTCCTCAAAGCCGATCGAGATCAGAAAATTGTTCAGCATGCCGTTGGTCGGATGGTAGATCTTCAGCCAGAGCTGGGCGATGGCGACCGAGGACAGCAGCATGGGAATCAGATAAATTTTGCGAAACAGGTTAGCTCCCTTCACCTTCCCTGCCAGCACCAGCGCAACGAGCATGTAGAGCGCCAGACATAGGGTGGACAGCAGGGCGAACAGGAAGGAATGGAATACACTGCTGCCGAAGGCGCTGTCCGAGAGCAAGGCAACATAGTTATCGAGTCCGATGAAGACCATGCTGCTGACGGCGTCCCAGTCCATCAGGCCATAATAGCCGGTTAGCACAATCGGAAAATAGATCAGCGCCACAATGAGCAGCAAGGCCGGCAGAGTATAGAGTGCGATAATGAATCGGTTCGACATGACTTTGTTCATGGTGGATCTCCTTCCGGCGTGATCTAGCGCAGCGCTCTATTTGCCGGCCTTCAGCACTTCCTCTTGCTTGCGAATGAACTCCTCTGGTGTGATGGCGTTTCCTAGCAGCGCCTGCACCAGGTTATGATGCTCCTCCGAAGCGACAGGCTTCATCTGTACATCCAGATAGAGGATGACCTTATTCGCACTGTTCAGTTCGTTCAGCAGATCGATGAACATCGGCGGCAGGTTGATGGACGAGGTGTCCACCTTGGTGGCCGGGATGATGCCAGCTTCAGTGACGGACAGCTCGCCCCATTGCTTCACAAAGTAGCTGACGAACTTCTTAGCTTCTTCCTTCACCTTGGAATCCTCGGAGACGAATAATCCGACGCCAGGGCCGCCTACCCAATCGTTCACATTGCCCTTGCCGCCCTCATAGGTCGGGAATTTGAAGAAGCCCACCTTATCCTTGAATTCCTGCGGAATATCCGGGTTGGTTGTAAAGTTCGGTACTTCCCATGTTCCCATAGCATACATCGCCGCTTTTTCATTCATGAACTCCGACTTGGCTTCATCGTTGGACAGGCCGTTATAGCCCTTGATGAAGGCATTGCTCTTCACGAGCTCCTGAGCCGCCTGAGCGGCAGCCAGCAGGCTAGGATCACTGAAGCTGCTCGCAGCGACGGCTTGATCCTGCACATCTGGTCCGCCGATCCGATCGGCCAGATACATGTACCAGAAGGAGCCTGTCCACGCATCCTTGGAGCCGAGCGCAATCGGTGTCACCTTATTCGCATTCAGCGTGCTGATGACCTGCATCAGCTCATCATAGGTTTGCGGCGGCTGCAGATTATGCTTGGCGAAAATCTCCTTGTTGTAATAGACAGGGACGATATTCAGCTCCACAGGCAATGCATAGGTTTTGCCGTCCATCGCGTAGGCCTCGGTTGTACCGGCTACGAACTGATCCTTCAGCTCGTTCTCCAGCAGATCATTGAGCGGTGCGAACTTATTGCCCTTCACATATGGCTCCAGGAAGCCGGCTGCCCAGGTAAAGCCGATATCCGGCAGCTTGTTAGAGGCGGATAGCACCTTGAGCTTGTTTTTGTATTGCTCGTTCTCCAGCACCTCGGTCTCGATCTTGACGTTCGGGTTGGCGTTCTCATAATCTGTGATAATCTGTTTGGCCAGCTTGTTCTGAGCCGAGTTGCTGCCGTCTGGCCACAGATGCATCATCTTGATTTTGATGCTCTCGCCCTCCTTGGGGCTATTCGTCCCCCCCTCGGCAGCCGGTGTCGTGCTATTCGTCCCGCCCGCGGTATCTTGCTTGCCCGGTCCTGGACCGCTGGAGCCACTGTTGCCGCTACAGCCTAGAGCTGTGGCCGTCAGTGCTACAATCATCAAGGATATTGCCCATGTTCTTCTTGTCATCGAAGGTATTCCTCCCCTTTTCATAAGATACTGCCCACAGCCTGTGTGAAGTGGTAATGAATGCGTTTTCCATGTCTACAACGTAGTGTAGCATTGATGGCTGAGGGCAGATAAGGGTACAGCGTTTGGGTCATTGTCTACTATTTTTGGGTAGACGGCAGGCTATGCTGCTGAATACCTCATTCGTAGCGTTCTGCAGGGACGTATCAGACCTCGGGCTTCTGACTCCAGACCTCGTGTCGGTACAGGCCGGGGCTGTGCCCCTCATACTCCTTGAACAGCTTGCTGAAGTATTTGGCGGTCTGGTATCCGACCCGCTCGGCTACCTCCGTCACCGGCAGATTCGTCTGGAGCAGCAGCTCCTTGGCCTTCTGCAGCCTCATCCGAGTCGTATACTCGCTGAACGTCATCTGCAGTTGCTCCTTGAACAAGACGCTGAAGTAGCTCGGGTTGAGATGGACATGCTCGGCGACCTCGCGCAGCCCGAACGGCTCGCTTAGATGCTGTGCCATGTAGTCGAGCGCTTCTCTGACCGGCTCACTGAGGGGGGAGGTCGTCTCGCTGTGGTGCAGCAGCTTCAGGTCTGCGATATGCTGCAGTCTGACGGTACGATTGCGCTCCTCTGTCGCCTGCAGCGCCTGCTCGACTGCCGCGATCAGCTTCTCCTTGCTCACCGGCTTGAGCAGATAGTTCACAACGCGCAGCACAATCGCTTGCTGGGCGTATTCGAATTCAGCATAGCCGGAGATGAGGATGACCGAGGGCTGAACAGGCAGCGCCTGGTCGGCAACTGCGCGGGCCAGCGCCAGCCCGCTAATCTCCGGCATGCGAATATCGGTAATGAGCAGGTGTACCGACTCGCGCTTCATAATCTCCAGCCCCTCCTGCCCGTTCTCAGCGGTGCGGAAGTTGCAGCGCCCTCCGCTCCAGGCCTCCAGCATATTTTTCAGCCCGCGCCGTGTACGCGGCTCATCATCAACGATCAGGATCGTCTTTGTCGCATGCATGCTGCTTCACTCCTTTACTGGTTAATGGTATGGCTAGGGTTGCGATCGTGCCGCCGCCAACTCGTGCGGCAAGTCGCAAGCCAGCTACAGCTTCCGGCTTGCCCTGGCCGAAATGCAGCAGCACCCGCTGCTGAATATTCAATAATCCCATGCCCGCCCCCGAGGAAGCGGGGGAGAGGGCTGAGCTGCTATGCAGTGCCGAGACGATGCTTCGCAGCCGTTCCTCTGTCATGCCACCGCCGTCATCCTCAACGGTGATATGGAGCAGGTCATCGTCCCGACGTGCGGTAACCGCGATGAACCCGGCGCCGAGCTTGCGCTCCAGCCCGTGGAGAACAGCATTCTCCACCAGAGGCTGAACGAGCAGCTTGGGGAGGCGGATGCTGCTGCAATCTGGAGGGACATCCAGCCGCCAGGCGATCCGGTCATCGAACCGGAGCTTCATAATATCCAGGTAGCGCTCGATATGCTGGAGCTCCTCGCTAAGCGTCACCCATTCTCCCTGACCGGGAGTGGAGATTGTATAGCGGAACAGATCCGCCATCTTGACGACGTATTCCGCCAAGCTCTCCTCTCCCTTCTCCTGTAGCGACCAATAGAGCGCCTCCAGTGTGTTGAATAGAAAATGCGGGTGAATCTGCGCTTGCAGCGCCTTAAACTCCGTCCGCGTCTGCAGCAGCTCCTTCTCGTAGACCAGCTCGATCAGATTGTTCATGTGCTCGACCATCTGGTTGTAGGAGTAGTGCAGCTCATTAATCTCGATCGTGGAGGAGATGTGTGATACAGGCTTGAGACCGCCCAGGCGTGCGCTGCGCATCGTCTTGATAAGCTTGAAGATCGGGCGTGTTATCAGGGTAGATAGCGCAAAAGACAATAAGGCGAACAGTATGGTTCCGATGCCAGCCGATACTAGGATCGCTGTGCGCAGCACCGAGATGCCGCCTGTAATCTCATGGATTGGCGTAAGCAGCAGCAACGTCCAGCCGGTGACCTCAGATTGCTGTCTAACCTGCATATACTGTTTGCCTCCCAGCGTTACGACTGGTCCCTTGGCGTTCATCAGTTCAATTAGCTTGGCATTGGTGAAGGTGGGATCGCTGGTGGCAATCAGGCTGTTATTGCGCCCGGCAAGAAGCATCGTCTCCGGGCTGCCCTCGCCGCCAGCCGCATGGCTGATATTGAAGATGTCCCGTTTCATTCGCACCAGCAGGAACCCGCCCGGCTCGAACCAGTGATCGATCAAGCTGATGCTGCGGATGGACAGCACAGACTCCGGGTCGCTCGGATCGAGTCCGATCCAGACGATGCGCCCGCGGCTGTTGCGCGCCGTATCGACCCAGGGACTGCTGACGCGACTGAGCAGCCCGTCACCGTCCAGCGGAAAGAGGCGCTTGCCCTGGTCATTGTATAGCTCCACCGACTGTACGCCCTCCGCGTAGGCCTGCACCAGCTTGACGCTGGAGACAAGAGCCTGACGCTCGGAGAAGGTTGCCATCTTGCCGTTATACTCATTGAGAAGCACCTGCTGAACATAGGCGCTCGTGGCGACCTGTGTCGTGAGCGAATCGATCTGTGTCAGCACCGCTTCGAGTCTGCCGCTGGCCTGAATCGCCGTCTGCTGCACATGCTTCTCTGTATTGTCCTGCAACAGGCGGGATACGGAATCGAACGTGATCATGCCGACCAGAGATAAAATGATCAGCATCACAAACAGAAAGCCGAATAGCATCTGATTGCGCAGTGTGTTGAAGCGATGTCTGCTGAGCCGCATGGTAGATTCACCTCCGAAATACATTGTTTGCGATTACATTTGTATCACAGAATGGAAGTGATTGTCTCTATATATTTCTATTGATTTTTATCGCCATTTGAAATAATATGATATAAGTTATTAATTTAGAATTATTATAATTTAATAAACAATAAAAGGAGTGGTGGGAATGAATCGCTTGACCACTAACCATGGCATGCCGATCGGCAACAACCAGAGCTCTCGCACAGCAGGTCAGAGAGGGCCCACCTTGCTGGAGGATTATCAACTGCTGGAGAAGCTGGCTCATTTTGACCGGGAGCGTGTCCCGGAGCGGGTCGTTCATGCGCGCGGGGCAGGCGCTCACGGTATCTTCACAGTCGCTCACAGCATGAAGCGGTATACCAAGGCGCATTTCCTGCAGGAGGAGGGGCGGGAGACACCGGTATTTGTCCGATTCTCGACGGTCGTGCACGGTCAGCATTCGCCAGAGACGCTGCGCGACCCGCGCGGCTTCGCAGTGAAATTCTATACTGAGGAGGGCAACTACGACTTTGTAGGCAATAACCTGCCGGTCTTCTTCATACGCGATGCGATGAAGTTTCCGGATATGGTGCATTCGCTCAAGCCCGATCCTCGCACCAATATTCAACATCCTGACCGCTACTGGGACTTCATGTCGCTGACGCCCGAATCAACAAATATGCTGTTGCATCTGTTCTCGGATGAGGGGATACCGGCGAACTATCGCCAGATGCGCGGCTCCAGCGTTCATGCATTCAAGTGGATCAATGCTTATGGCAACAGGGTGTATACGAAGCTTAGATGGGTGCCGAAGCAGGGGGTTAACAATCTGTCTGCTGCGGAGGCGGCACAGATTCAGGGACAGGACTTCAACCATGCCAGCCGTGATCTGTATGAGGCCATCGAGCGCGGGGATTATCCACAGTGGGAGCTGTATGTGCAGGTGCTTGACCCGGCCGATATGGACAGCTTTGATTTTGATCCGCTCGATCCGACCAAGGATTGGTTCGAGGAGGATGTTCCTTACCAGCTCGTTGGCACGATGACCTTGAACCGCAACCCGGATAACGTCTTCGCAGAGACGGAGTCGTCAGGCTTTAATCCCGGTGTTGTCGTGCCTGGCATCGAGCCGTCGGAGGACAAGCTGCTGCAGGGACGGCTGTTCTCTTACTCGGATACGCAGCGCTACCGGATCGGGCCGAACTACTTGCAACTGCCGATTAATTGCCCGTTCGCCCAGGTCAGCAACAACCAGCGCGATGGCGCCATGCCGATACGGCAGCAGAACGAGCATATTAATTATGAGCCGAACCGCTACACGCATACGCCTAAGGAAGATGCTGCTTATGAGGACATAGGCTATCCGGTGCACGGGCAGGCGGAGCGGCGCACGCTCGCCAAGACCAATGACTTTGGACAGGCAGGTCAGGTATGGCGCCGTTATACGGCTGCGGAGCAGGAGGCGGTCGTGAATAATCTGTCCGCCGATCTGGAGCCGGTGGCAGAGCAGACGAAGCTGCTTGCCATCTGCAATTTCTATCGTGCAGATGCCGAGCTGGGACAGCGGCTGGCGGATCGACTGCAGCTCGATATTTCACGGTACGTGCAGCGATAGTAGGGAGGGCAACAGTCGGAGCGCTGGCTACGGCTTGGGTGTCACATCGGAGCGATGGAGAGGACTAAGCGAGTCGGCGAGACGGGAGCATCGCCGAGCATGCCGCATCGGTACTGCATCGGTATCGCTTCGCGAGCGCATGGCTTGTGATGCCTACGCATCCTAGATTGCAGAGATAACATGAGCAAGCGGGAGCACGCTAATGCAGCTCAAGACCAATCAAGAGGGGTCTTTGGTGCAAGATCGCGTGCTCCTGTTTGCGCTTGCTCCCAGGATTGCGTTGCTGAGCCTTGCCGAGGTGAATAACGTGATGCAGCAGCCTGCCCCAGGCTTGGCCACGGGCAGTGGCAGGGGGGCGCGGCTAGTAGCGGCTGGCGGCGGCAAGATGGCTCATGCTGCTCATCCGGTCGAAGTCAGGGTCATGCCGATACTGCTCCTGATAGATTCGGTATACCTCTGCCCCAACCTCACCCCAGTTGCGATGCGGATCGCTGTGCACAATCAGACAAAGCCGGAGGAAGCGCTCCTTAGGCAGCAGGCGGGCATAGCGAATGACAAGATGGGGATACATCGTCACGTACCGTTTCATACGCACCGCGGCCCCTGTGACCAGCGCCATAATCTTCTCGCCTTGCGGCATGCGCAATATCTGCAGCTCATGGACGAGGACATAGCGGAAGGTTCGTTCCTTCAGCAGCTCCCGCTTGATCTTGGCAATCTCTCCGATATACTGGGTCAGATCAGGACTGAAGCGGCGCAGCAGCAGCGGCTCAAGCATCAGATCCATATCCTTGCGCAGGATGAAGGATTGCAGCAGCACGATCTGATCGATCCGCAGTTGCTCGGTGTGGACGAGCAGCCCAACCTCCCGCAGCATCTCATACGCGAGCGGCTTATCCCCTTCCTTGAACACGACGACAGCGGCTTCATGATCCATCGCCAACCCTTCGATCAGCGCTTCCTCATGACCGGCAAATAGTTGATGCAGTTGTATTCTGTATTGCGCCTCGGATTGTTTGTTCTGCAGGACGACCAGCAGGATGAACAGCACCAGTCCGCCGGCTCCGGCTGCTGCCCATTCAAGATCGCTGCTGCCCAGCGCGATCGCAGCCGCCCACAGGACGAGCGCGAGGATGCGTTCCTTCCACACCTTGCGATGGCGCAGTGCCTCGGCATGCTCCTCCACCGGCACCAGGCTAGGCTTGCCGCACGCGGCGCATTCCTCATCGCCGAGCACTGTGAATTCTCCGCAGCGACGGCATATTTTCAACCTCTGATACGCATAGCGCGTTCTTTCGTATGGTCTGATCTGTACGGGAATCTTCGTAGTCACTCGCCCTCACCCTTTCCCTTCCGCAGTATCGTCAGTACAGTCTTCTCCACCTCGTCCTCCGAGGGGGCGCGGCGGCTGCTGTAGGTATAAGCGATCGCCTTGGATACGACAAAAAGAAACAATAGTCCCAGACATACGTATGTAACCATAGGAAGTTCCTCTCTTGCAAGAAAGTGATTTATAAAAAATGATCCGTTATACTAACAGTATAACATCATCAAAAGCGTGGTGAACAAGCAAGGCATGGAACGGGCAACCTGACTGACTTTTGAAGAGTCTGCTCTAAGAAAATTGCCGGGATGTGCCGAACTGTGACAGATTT contains:
- a CDS encoding AraC family transcriptional regulator, with product MLLDVRHQIVSNKSPIFNYRMPSSMFLFSYNGSAEVCLDDNVFSVERFGIFHGGKGSCLSIRPNEGAVNFYTIYYKTEEPPFYKEELIQLLSVVNPFQELYGFSPRNPLLFLEQLKKLHHRWNGGSLLNSLYGRAALLQWVCAIYEELTHSGTQELQPDTVSLVKLYLDDHYHEMISLQDLAERFHISAGHLTRLFKKQLQVGPQEYVIRRRVEAARRQLLDTDATLREIAWSCGFSDEFHLIKMFKSCYGVTPGDFRKMSSIRLSDAAMGKVAHFPYASRELAGLDLTTKGEYTVIGTNKGNFILSAALCLMLLLSACSAPAPSTGGANAANSVPTQGADSQQAIAATREFQQDGQSTVVPAEPQRIIADWFYGELLALGIRPIGYPDYLLKEYPFADPDGTVGLGESIEQIIELKPDLIISTWEDSYEQFSKIAPSVLLKSKDGVINKMQVLGELVNKQEEAENWIRSFKQNLETSRQRLAKDIAPGTTVTILGVFKKDLRLYGFHNMGGEVLYNLLQMEPPQRVKEMFEQSDAWNQSISFEMLEEIAGSHIILTVYDPENSGRETIEQLEQSELWKNLDAVKNGRVHKIDYYDLFFDDPIAIEHQIEMLTNLILQ
- a CDS encoding NUDIX hydrolase — protein: MEAKFCMLCGAPLENRSIGGSLRAACTSCSYVHWGNYSIGVGALVMREGKLLLVRRAQEPGKGKWTNPGGYIEQLEPIEQTIIREVREETQIETRVRSVIAVRDLPRPIHNIYLAFSMEYLSGEPVPDQTEVDAAGFYSLEEMAEMEVADFTRWLVEVALNQTKAGLLQDDASGHRFSGYGLFRV
- a CDS encoding carbohydrate ABC transporter permease, which codes for MPARQTSVRTNTGRLGRSVLYVVLTVGAALQLIPLVWLLFFSLKNNQEVFNMPPLSLPTQPRWENYANVWSQGNIDRYFINSVLVTVIAALLTILLASLATFAITRMRWRLSSLVLGLFMIGLMIPVHSTLIPLFSLFEKLKLVDSLLSIMLTYTAFNLPITMMILLGFYYALPGEVEEAAVMDGCSVHRMFLQIVLPMTVPVIVTAGIINMIYNWNEFIFVNTFISSDSLKTLTVGVQNFVGQYTTDWGAIGATLMISILPILTIFLVLSNKIVEGIAAGSVKG
- a CDS encoding carbohydrate ABC transporter permease; amino-acid sequence: MNKVMSNRFIIALYTLPALLLIVALIYFPIVLTGYYGLMDWDAVSSMVFIGLDNYVALLSDSAFGSSVFHSFLFALLSTLCLALYMLVALVLAGKVKGANLFRKIYLIPMLLSSVAIAQLWLKIYHPTNGMLNNFLISIGFEDPPAWLSEPKLVLWALFIPILWQYAGFYILIYYAALKNIPESLIEAARIDGAGAWQIALRIKLPLITEVVKVTIVLAVVGSLKYFDLIYVMTDGGPNGASEVMASYMYHKAFRGFDFGYASAIGFFLLIICMVATWAIRKATASKETIQYS
- a CDS encoding extracellular solute-binding protein, with the protein product MTRRTWAISLMIVALTATALGCSGNSGSSGPGPGKQDTAGGTNSTTPAAEGGTNSPKEGESIKIKMMHLWPDGSNSAQNKLAKQIITDYENANPNVKIETEVLENEQYKNKLKVLSASNKLPDIGFTWAAGFLEPYVKGNKFAPLNDLLENELKDQFVAGTTEAYAMDGKTYALPVELNIVPVYYNKEIFAKHNLQPPQTYDELMQVISTLNANKVTPIALGSKDAWTGSFWYMYLADRIGGPDVQDQAVAASSFSDPSLLAAAQAAQELVKSNAFIKGYNGLSNDEAKSEFMNEKAAMYAMGTWEVPNFTTNPDIPQEFKDKVGFFKFPTYEGGKGNVNDWVGGPGVGLFVSEDSKVKEEAKKFVSYFVKQWGELSVTEAGIIPATKVDTSSINLPPMFIDLLNELNSANKVILYLDVQMKPVASEEHHNLVQALLGNAITPEEFIRKQEEVLKAGK
- a CDS encoding response regulator encodes the protein MHATKTILIVDDEPRTRRGLKNMLEAWSGGRCNFRTAENGQEGLEIMKRESVHLLITDIRMPEISGLALARAVADQALPVQPSVILISGYAEFEYAQQAIVLRVVNYLLKPVSKEKLIAAVEQALQATEERNRTVRLQHIADLKLLHHSETTSPLSEPVREALDYMAQHLSEPFGLREVAEHVHLNPSYFSVLFKEQLQMTFSEYTTRMRLQKAKELLLQTNLPVTEVAERVGYQTAKYFSKLFKEYEGHSPGLYRHEVWSQKPEV
- a CDS encoding cache domain-containing sensor histidine kinase, which encodes MRLSRHRFNTLRNQMLFGFLFVMLIILSLVGMITFDSVSRLLQDNTEKHVQQTAIQASGRLEAVLTQIDSLTTQVATSAYVQQVLLNEYNGKMATFSERQALVSSVKLVQAYAEGVQSVELYNDQGKRLFPLDGDGLLSRVSSPWVDTARNSRGRIVWIGLDPSDPESVLSIRSISLIDHWFEPGGFLLVRMKRDIFNISHAAGGEGSPETMLLAGRNNSLIATSDPTFTNAKLIELMNAKGPVVTLGGKQYMQVRQQSEVTGWTLLLLTPIHEITGGISVLRTAILVSAGIGTILFALLSFALSTLITRPIFKLIKTMRSARLGGLKPVSHISSTIEINELHYSYNQMVEHMNNLIELVYEKELLQTRTEFKALQAQIHPHFLFNTLEALYWSLQEKGEESLAEYVVKMADLFRYTISTPGQGEWVTLSEELQHIERYLDIMKLRFDDRIAWRLDVPPDCSSIRLPKLLVQPLVENAVLHGLERKLGAGFIAVTARRDDDLLHITVEDDGGGMTEERLRSIVSALHSSSALSPASSGAGMGLLNIQQRVLLHFGQGKPEAVAGLRLAARVGGGTIATLAIPLTSKGVKQHACDKDDPDR